One window from the genome of Echinicola vietnamensis DSM 17526 encodes:
- a CDS encoding alpha-2-macroglobulin family protein — translation MSKYLLFLCLILLPKLTFSQDSYQVQWEKVEKLELKNLPKSALAITDSIFQQAKSAHNAPQWLKAMLYQSKFALKLEENAQLAIIDKFEKEIATAEPPVSNLLHSMLATFYWQYFQENRYQFYNRSQTTPMVDSLDFRTWDLNRLYQHIHAMHVRALQDPERLQEIPIDQFKPILTEEEKTKHLTPSLFDLLAHRALAFYKTAETSIHQPKDKFLINDPRYFQEEEEYLKSQRFTGFSRLFEALKIYGTLTQYHRKAQHEAALVAIQLERLKFIAANYTGESKNKHYEAALTRLYRQYSSKPISTLITYDLAALYDNMADEYSPHDATDHQFKRKEALALLNESIADFPDGLGIEFCKQLKRSIVSPFLHLTSEKFLPVQQEARILAEYKNVDQLDFTIYALNHEQSEKFNALYDEHEKTHFVEQLSPYQSWQSPLVNEGDYQPHRMDNLLPSLAAGNYVIMATSDLDGIQATITAFQFIQVTDMALIHHNIGNEVTLQVIDRQHGTPIKGASVRLSNDRYNKRKLLPQSSLITNEEGFVHFSVEDRLYGVEVHVQKDGQTAIFSNFSNYHRYSYDNENTISTHLFTDRSIYRPGQTVFFKGILVKRSNHQSETVPEAGVEVVLKDVNGEKVSELLLESNAYGAFSGEFVLPTSGLTGNFTLEVNKNNNIKNVALRGTDFLGGHHRIAVEEYKRPTFEANFRPIEQEYQVNDSVLVYGKATAFSGSKISDANVSYRVVREVHMPMWYYSWRRTFPVAHAQEVAVGSAMTDGDGHFNIPFKAIPDETVPKADHPVFHYKVIAEVTDINGETRTAQTTVNVGYHALLLDLEAPETLKKQQDSISLKINSTNLNDSFVPAQGTLKIYKLRSPGRVLRNSPLSIPDYRRWEKEEFVRRFPHEPYGEEGEPENWEKGSLIKSRSFDTAKEKELQLARIDQWSTGRYLVEIEAMDKFGQKVTEKGLFTLMDNVHTMVPDHQLLDIQLDKASYSPGNTAKLSLGTAAKNLTVSVFLEKDGAIKNTWLLNLKNGYESLSIPVESSDLGGFVIHYTTAFANASVAGEIQVNVPYPKKDLEIETLTFRDHIQPGAEQTWTFKVKGPQKDHVAAELLASMYDASLDQFTPHQWRFARAERNYISQTSFQSHFSFDTDRFDMNRFLPSRYFTTHETLPLTQLNWFGFHFTNEYYFNYRYIQSLREKWIPIASKVSYSFDASLQKGFAKGKITNVEGDPLPGVTIDPSGNHQSVVSDIDGEFIVEASPGDTLTFQLIGYLSATANLAPKRNVVHVVLTEDATGLEEVVVTGYQANRKESSAALAMESQEDANHPPAEIAFRAKASGISTQALYIIDGKISTTPPQESDVASRQVLAADEAMAIYGSQGQNGAIIITTHAGQASMDQQLVQIQARSDLRETAFFYPHLSTDSTGNISFSFTAPEALTKWKLQLLAHTKAVDIGYKQLQAITQKDLMVTPNAPRFLREGDKLVFSAKISNLSADALTGKAQLELTDPFTGKSLNQQLSNLQQGRSFQVAAKGNTEVRWSLEIPEGTQAVQYKVVAAAGSFSDGEQRILPVLSNRMLVTETMPMWINDKGKKSFEMVNLTDHASTTLAHHQLTLEVTSNPAWYAVQALPYLMEYPYECAEQTYARFFANAVAKHIVDSHPRIKAVFEHWKNQDTETLLSNLEKNQELKSLVIQETPWLRDAQSESEQKQRIALLFETNKISNELSKNISKLYSMQMSSGGFPWFKGSRYPNRYITQHIVTGLAELQRMEVQAAQSEKITTMITKAMNYLDEQLLEDYKKLLAQAKISKTDSTDTDKLNAVLRGNLISSVQVHYLYLRTLLPKAQPSGSLKEAIQLYQQQALRQWTSLGLQEQAMIALMSHRTLSTNTAQEILKSLVENSINNPELGRYWKANKPGWLWYKAPIETQAFLIRTFSEIPMERHTTSEQTKLVNEMKVWLLKQKQTNHWSNTKASASAIQALLLAGSDWLSTTETVQVSVGHQKVSPKTDPSIQAEAGTGYFKKSWSGDQVEKTMGNVTLTQEKDGIAWGALYWQYFEDLDKIQENTATPLKISKELLIKENTDQGEIFHPIDGDKNIVVGDLIKVRLKIMVDRDMDFVHLKDMRAAGFEPVNVLSRYKYQDGLGYYESTRDASTHFFFERLEKGVYVFEYDVRANNAGTFSNGISTIQCMYAPEFSSHSKGKLIHIER, via the coding sequence ATGTCAAAATACTTACTATTCCTTTGTCTAATTCTTCTTCCAAAACTCACATTTTCCCAGGACAGCTACCAGGTGCAATGGGAAAAGGTCGAAAAACTGGAGCTAAAAAATTTGCCAAAATCCGCACTGGCCATAACCGATTCCATTTTTCAGCAGGCCAAATCAGCGCACAATGCGCCGCAATGGTTAAAGGCAATGCTCTATCAATCAAAATTCGCACTAAAGCTGGAAGAAAATGCACAACTGGCGATTATTGATAAGTTCGAGAAGGAAATTGCCACTGCCGAGCCACCTGTCAGCAACCTCCTGCACAGCATGTTGGCGACATTTTATTGGCAATATTTCCAAGAGAACCGCTACCAGTTTTACAACCGAAGCCAAACGACACCAATGGTCGACAGCTTGGATTTCAGGACCTGGGATTTAAACCGGCTCTACCAACACATCCACGCAATGCATGTGCGTGCACTTCAAGATCCGGAAAGGCTACAAGAAATACCGATTGACCAGTTTAAGCCCATTTTAACCGAAGAAGAAAAAACCAAGCACCTCACCCCTAGCCTATTTGACCTCTTGGCACATCGGGCCTTGGCTTTCTACAAAACGGCAGAAACCAGCATCCACCAACCCAAGGATAAATTCCTGATAAACGACCCGAGGTATTTCCAGGAAGAAGAAGAATACTTGAAAAGCCAGCGTTTCACGGGTTTTTCGAGGCTATTCGAAGCACTTAAAATTTACGGAACACTCACCCAATACCATAGAAAAGCACAACATGAGGCGGCTTTGGTAGCGATCCAATTGGAGCGGTTAAAATTCATTGCCGCTAATTACACCGGTGAATCCAAAAATAAGCACTACGAAGCGGCCTTGACCCGGCTATACCGACAGTATTCGTCCAAGCCCATCAGTACCCTCATCACCTACGATCTAGCTGCTTTATACGACAACATGGCGGATGAATATTCCCCGCACGATGCTACCGATCACCAGTTTAAGCGTAAAGAAGCCTTAGCCCTCCTGAATGAATCCATTGCTGATTTTCCAGATGGCCTGGGAATTGAATTTTGTAAGCAGTTGAAGCGATCGATTGTTTCCCCCTTCCTTCATCTCACCAGTGAAAAGTTCCTTCCCGTCCAGCAGGAAGCCCGTATTTTAGCAGAATACAAAAACGTTGACCAATTAGACTTTACCATTTACGCGTTGAATCATGAGCAATCTGAAAAGTTCAATGCCCTTTATGACGAACACGAAAAAACGCATTTTGTCGAACAACTCTCGCCTTACCAATCTTGGCAGAGCCCATTGGTAAATGAAGGGGACTACCAACCTCACCGCATGGACAACCTCCTTCCAAGCTTAGCGGCTGGAAATTACGTGATCATGGCCACCAGTGACCTGGATGGAATACAGGCTACCATCACTGCTTTCCAATTTATCCAAGTCACCGACATGGCATTGATTCACCATAATATTGGAAATGAGGTCACGCTACAGGTCATTGACCGTCAACATGGAACACCGATCAAGGGAGCAAGTGTACGCCTTTCCAATGACCGGTATAACAAAAGGAAATTATTGCCCCAATCTTCCCTTATAACAAATGAGGAAGGGTTTGTGCACTTTTCAGTAGAGGACCGTTTGTACGGTGTCGAGGTTCACGTGCAAAAAGATGGACAAACCGCTATATTCTCCAATTTTTCGAATTACCACCGCTATTCCTATGATAACGAAAACACCATAAGCACACACCTGTTTACGGACAGAAGCATCTACAGGCCCGGCCAAACGGTTTTTTTCAAGGGCATTCTCGTAAAGCGTAGCAATCATCAAAGTGAAACCGTTCCTGAAGCAGGAGTCGAGGTGGTCCTGAAAGATGTGAATGGAGAAAAGGTTTCAGAGCTGCTCCTCGAATCCAATGCATACGGTGCTTTCAGTGGAGAGTTTGTCCTGCCTACCAGTGGATTGACGGGTAATTTTACGTTAGAAGTTAATAAAAACAACAACATCAAAAATGTTGCGCTTCGGGGCACTGATTTTTTGGGCGGTCATCACCGCATAGCAGTAGAAGAATATAAGCGCCCCACTTTTGAAGCCAATTTTCGGCCAATTGAACAGGAATATCAAGTCAATGACAGCGTCTTGGTTTATGGTAAAGCAACGGCCTTTTCCGGTAGTAAAATTTCCGATGCTAACGTATCCTACCGTGTGGTCAGGGAAGTCCACATGCCCATGTGGTATTATAGCTGGAGACGAACTTTTCCCGTTGCCCATGCACAGGAAGTTGCCGTGGGATCGGCAATGACAGATGGGGATGGGCATTTCAACATCCCCTTTAAAGCCATTCCGGATGAAACAGTCCCCAAGGCTGATCACCCCGTATTTCACTATAAAGTGATCGCAGAAGTCACTGATATCAACGGCGAAACCCGAACTGCTCAAACCACGGTAAATGTCGGCTATCATGCCTTGCTATTGGATCTGGAAGCTCCAGAGACATTGAAAAAGCAGCAAGACAGTATTTCACTCAAGATCAATAGCACCAACCTAAATGACTCCTTTGTTCCAGCCCAAGGTACCCTGAAAATCTACAAGCTTCGTTCTCCCGGAAGGGTCTTAAGGAATTCACCTCTTTCCATTCCAGACTACCGGCGTTGGGAGAAGGAGGAGTTTGTGAGGCGCTTTCCCCATGAGCCCTATGGTGAAGAGGGTGAGCCTGAAAACTGGGAAAAAGGGTCGCTGATCAAAAGCAGGTCATTTGATACTGCCAAAGAAAAAGAACTTCAACTCGCAAGAATTGACCAGTGGTCAACAGGGAGATACCTGGTGGAAATAGAAGCCATGGACAAATTTGGTCAAAAAGTGACCGAAAAGGGATTGTTCACACTTATGGACAATGTCCATACGATGGTACCTGACCATCAACTACTGGATATACAGCTGGACAAGGCCTCTTATTCACCCGGAAATACAGCCAAACTTTCCCTGGGTACAGCAGCAAAAAACCTGACCGTAAGTGTCTTTTTGGAAAAAGATGGGGCGATCAAAAACACTTGGCTGCTAAACCTAAAAAACGGTTATGAATCCCTTTCTATCCCAGTGGAGTCCAGTGACCTTGGCGGTTTTGTAATTCATTACACCACAGCCTTTGCGAATGCCAGTGTGGCCGGGGAAATTCAGGTAAACGTCCCCTATCCCAAAAAGGACTTGGAAATCGAAACCCTTACCTTCCGGGACCACATCCAACCAGGTGCCGAACAAACCTGGACATTTAAAGTCAAAGGACCTCAAAAGGACCACGTAGCCGCTGAGCTCTTGGCAAGCATGTACGATGCTTCTCTGGACCAGTTTACACCACATCAATGGCGTTTTGCCCGCGCCGAAAGAAATTACATCAGCCAAACTTCCTTCCAAAGTCACTTTAGCTTTGACACGGATCGGTTTGACATGAACCGGTTCCTCCCTAGCCGTTATTTCACTACACATGAGACGTTGCCCTTGACGCAGCTGAACTGGTTTGGTTTTCATTTTACCAATGAATATTATTTCAATTACCGCTATATCCAGTCCCTTCGGGAAAAATGGATTCCCATCGCTTCCAAGGTCTCTTACAGTTTTGATGCATCCCTGCAAAAAGGCTTTGCCAAGGGAAAAATCACCAACGTGGAAGGAGATCCCTTGCCCGGGGTGACCATTGATCCATCTGGAAACCATCAAAGTGTCGTCTCGGATATCGATGGCGAATTTATCGTAGAAGCATCCCCTGGAGACACCTTAACGTTTCAATTGATCGGATATCTTTCCGCTACCGCGAACTTGGCTCCCAAACGAAATGTCGTCCATGTAGTGCTAACGGAAGACGCTACAGGCCTGGAAGAAGTGGTCGTCACAGGCTATCAAGCTAACAGAAAAGAAAGCAGTGCAGCCCTCGCAATGGAGTCACAGGAAGATGCCAACCACCCGCCAGCGGAAATAGCCTTCAGGGCCAAAGCTTCAGGGATCAGTACTCAGGCACTTTACATCATTGATGGAAAAATATCCACCACCCCACCCCAAGAAAGTGACGTTGCTTCCAGGCAGGTATTAGCTGCTGACGAGGCCATGGCCATCTACGGTAGTCAAGGGCAGAATGGAGCCATCATCATCACCACTCATGCAGGACAAGCTTCCATGGATCAGCAATTGGTTCAAATTCAGGCAAGATCCGATCTTAGGGAAACGGCCTTCTTCTATCCCCACCTCAGCACAGACTCCACGGGCAATATTAGCTTTAGCTTCACCGCGCCCGAAGCCCTGACCAAATGGAAGCTCCAATTATTGGCCCACACCAAAGCCGTGGACATTGGATATAAGCAGCTGCAGGCCATCACCCAAAAAGACTTAATGGTAACGCCAAATGCTCCACGTTTCCTGAGAGAAGGCGACAAATTGGTGTTTTCTGCTAAAATCAGCAATTTATCTGCTGATGCCTTAACCGGCAAAGCCCAATTGGAATTGACCGATCCCTTCACAGGAAAAAGTCTTAACCAGCAACTATCCAATCTCCAACAAGGTCGTTCTTTCCAAGTGGCAGCAAAAGGCAATACAGAAGTGCGTTGGTCATTGGAAATACCGGAGGGCACTCAAGCAGTCCAATACAAAGTGGTAGCTGCAGCAGGCAGTTTTTCCGATGGGGAGCAGCGTATTTTACCAGTGCTTTCCAACCGTATGCTCGTGACGGAAACCATGCCCATGTGGATCAATGACAAAGGCAAAAAGTCTTTTGAAATGGTAAACCTGACCGATCATGCCTCTACTACACTGGCCCATCATCAATTAACACTGGAAGTCACTTCAAACCCCGCTTGGTACGCCGTGCAGGCCCTGCCTTATCTGATGGAGTATCCCTATGAATGTGCAGAGCAGACGTATGCCCGCTTCTTCGCCAATGCCGTGGCGAAGCATATCGTAGACAGCCATCCGCGGATCAAGGCGGTATTTGAACATTGGAAAAACCAAGACACCGAAACCTTGCTCAGCAACCTCGAAAAGAACCAAGAACTAAAATCCTTGGTCATCCAAGAGACTCCTTGGTTACGAGACGCCCAATCTGAAAGCGAGCAGAAACAAAGAATCGCTTTATTGTTCGAAACGAACAAAATAAGTAATGAATTGTCAAAAAACATATCCAAACTGTACTCCATGCAAATGAGTTCAGGAGGCTTTCCATGGTTTAAAGGCAGCCGATACCCTAATCGCTACATAACCCAGCACATTGTGACCGGATTGGCAGAGCTGCAGCGGATGGAGGTGCAAGCTGCCCAGTCAGAAAAGATCACCACCATGATCACCAAGGCGATGAACTACCTGGATGAGCAATTGCTAGAGGATTACAAAAAGCTCCTAGCACAGGCCAAAATTTCAAAAACCGATTCCACCGATACCGATAAATTAAACGCGGTCCTTAGAGGAAATCTAATCTCTTCCGTCCAAGTACATTACCTCTATTTACGTACCTTATTACCGAAAGCTCAACCTTCAGGATCCTTGAAGGAGGCTATTCAGCTTTATCAGCAGCAAGCCTTACGTCAATGGACCAGCCTGGGACTACAGGAGCAGGCCATGATTGCCCTGATGAGCCATCGAACCCTGTCAACCAACACGGCTCAGGAAATTCTCAAGTCCTTGGTCGAGAACAGTATAAACAATCCTGAACTAGGGCGTTACTGGAAAGCCAATAAACCGGGGTGGCTCTGGTATAAAGCTCCTATCGAGACACAAGCCTTCTTGATCAGAACATTTTCTGAAATTCCGATGGAACGTCATACGACTTCCGAGCAGACCAAGCTCGTAAATGAGATGAAAGTATGGCTCCTCAAGCAAAAACAAACCAACCATTGGAGCAATACGAAGGCCAGTGCATCCGCCATACAAGCATTATTGCTAGCGGGATCAGATTGGCTCAGCACCACTGAGACGGTACAAGTTTCCGTAGGTCATCAAAAGGTCTCTCCCAAAACCGATCCCTCTATTCAAGCGGAAGCCGGCACGGGCTATTTCAAAAAGTCTTGGTCAGGAGATCAGGTCGAAAAAACCATGGGAAATGTCACGCTTACCCAAGAAAAAGATGGCATCGCCTGGGGAGCGCTCTATTGGCAGTACTTTGAGGACTTGGATAAAATCCAGGAAAACACCGCAACACCTTTGAAGATCAGCAAGGAGCTGTTGATCAAGGAAAACACCGACCAAGGTGAAATTTTCCACCCCATAGACGGTGACAAGAATATCGTAGTGGGAGACCTCATCAAAGTGCGCCTTAAAATCATGGTGGACAGGGACATGGATTTTGTGCATTTAAAGGATATGCGGGCTGCTGGTTTTGAACCGGTAAATGTGCTTTCCCGCTACAAGTATCAGGATGGCCTGGGCTATTATGAAAGTACTCGAGACGCCAGTACCCATTTCTTCTTTGAGCGACTAGAGAAAGGAGTGTACGTTTTCGAGTATGACGTAAGGGCCAACAATGCCGGTACCTTTTCAAATGGCATCAGCACCATCCAATGCATGTATGCCCCTGAGTTTAGTAGCCATTCTAAAGGAAAGTTGATCCACATCGAACGATAA
- a CDS encoding DUF4136 domain-containing protein, translated as MNIKTYTYTVLAAILTVTFSCTAGKVIDTNQAAGFSLENYKSFDFYKTDLEIDEMPEYAQRVEWIKEAIKANLSARGLQQDSANPEMLVNIGVFIEEKVQTRETDLRSDPPMYIGQRNYHWEVQEIPVGTYNEGTFTLDFVDKASNEMVWQGVGKSIITKKDEAAKKNIKEAAQKLFTTIE; from the coding sequence ATGAACATCAAAACCTACACCTATACAGTACTTGCGGCAATCTTGACCGTTACCTTTTCATGCACCGCTGGAAAGGTCATTGACACCAATCAAGCAGCAGGATTTTCGCTGGAGAATTATAAAAGCTTTGATTTTTATAAGACCGATTTGGAAATTGATGAAATGCCGGAATATGCGCAGCGCGTGGAATGGATAAAGGAAGCCATAAAAGCAAACCTTTCTGCCAGGGGACTCCAACAGGACAGCGCTAACCCAGAAATGCTGGTCAATATTGGTGTCTTTATTGAAGAGAAAGTCCAAACCCGTGAAACGGACCTGAGGAGCGATCCCCCCATGTACATCGGCCAGCGAAATTATCACTGGGAAGTGCAGGAAATTCCTGTGGGAACGTATAATGAAGGAACGTTTACCTTGGATTTTGTCGACAAAGCCAGCAATGAAATGGTATGGCAGGGCGTAGGAAAAAGTATCATCACCAAAAAAGACGAAGCCGCCAAAAAGAATATCAAAGAAGCGGCCCAAAAATTATTTACCACCATAGAATAA
- a CDS encoding OmpW family outer membrane protein, producing MRFYKTLFILTVLLSNVYLLKAQGTSQFQVNYVPSLPMGDVADYSGNFSFRGVNIAYEYHLTEYLGLGIMTGVNTFYEDVKGVESVKVDIDGKIVTLSGKRYNYTNSIPIMATGNYYLSPEGQIRPYIGLGIGGYYVMKWTEIGQYQVRDNGFQFGLAPRVGMLKPLAYGLDLHLAAQYNAGFGEDPFSSLDFMIGFAWKF from the coding sequence ATGAGATTTTATAAAACTTTATTTATACTAACAGTCCTATTATCAAACGTTTATCTTCTAAAGGCACAAGGAACAAGCCAGTTTCAGGTGAATTATGTCCCTAGCCTTCCCATGGGGGATGTAGCGGATTATAGTGGAAACTTCAGTTTTAGAGGCGTAAATATCGCTTATGAATATCACTTAACCGAATACCTTGGATTGGGCATTATGACAGGGGTCAACACCTTTTATGAGGATGTAAAAGGCGTGGAAAGTGTCAAAGTCGACATTGATGGTAAAATCGTCACACTTTCCGGTAAACGGTATAACTATACCAATTCCATTCCCATTATGGCAACAGGTAATTATTACCTATCTCCTGAAGGGCAGATTAGACCCTATATAGGATTGGGAATTGGTGGATACTACGTCATGAAATGGACCGAAATAGGCCAATATCAAGTTCGGGACAATGGATTCCAGTTTGGGCTTGCGCCTCGTGTGGGAATGCTGAAACCACTTGCTTATGGTTTAGACCTTCATCTGGCGGCCCAATACAATGCAGGCTTTGGAGAAGATCCGTTCAGCAGCTTGGACTTTATGATTGGCTTTGCATGGAAATTTTAG
- a CDS encoding DUF4136 domain-containing protein, with the protein MMRIKPLLYFGSLLMISSCTPQGADYVEDLDVALTFQDPDVNFDNYGSYHLPDSVVFISNDNTAALESDMEDFILSEVDQHFRSIGWDRNTDPVSDGSDVVLMVSAVNTLDVQFVSWWDYWGWWPGWGWYPYPADGWYPYYPGGCCYFGGVYSYREGTVIIEMVDPKDIETVSDGEPDRLPVLWAGGLNGVLQGDETNIQNRIARGMDQIFTDSPYLNK; encoded by the coding sequence ATGATGCGAATTAAACCACTACTCTATTTTGGTAGTTTATTGATGATCTCTTCTTGTACACCTCAGGGAGCTGATTATGTGGAAGACTTGGATGTCGCCCTCACCTTTCAGGATCCTGATGTGAATTTTGACAATTATGGCAGCTATCACTTGCCAGACTCGGTAGTATTCATTTCAAACGACAACACAGCTGCCCTTGAGTCGGATATGGAAGATTTTATTCTTTCCGAAGTCGATCAGCATTTTAGAAGCATTGGGTGGGATCGAAATACAGACCCTGTCAGTGATGGTTCAGATGTAGTCCTAATGGTCTCAGCCGTGAATACGTTGGACGTTCAATTCGTTTCCTGGTGGGATTATTGGGGATGGTGGCCTGGATGGGGATGGTATCCTTATCCGGCTGATGGATGGTATCCCTATTATCCTGGAGGTTGCTGCTACTTCGGTGGTGTATACAGCTACAGGGAAGGAACTGTCATCATTGAAATGGTAGATCCCAAGGATATCGAAACGGTCAGCGATGGCGAACCCGACCGGCTTCCCGTCCTGTGGGCAGGCGGTCTGAACGGCGTGCTCCAAGGAGACGAAACCAACATCCAAAACCGAATTGCTCGCGGAATGGATCAGATTTTTACCGATTCACCATATCTTAACAAGTAA
- a CDS encoding PIG-L family deacetylase, with amino-acid sequence MKLKYLSLFILFFLIIKFPSWSGSQHRNPSSAIYHELLKLRETQRVLYIAAHPDDENTRLIAYLGNHTHAEVGYLSLTRGDGGQNLIGKELGVELGMIRTQELLKAREIDGGQQFFSRAIDFGYSKNPDETLNNWDKDKLLADVVWVIRKFQPDIIINRFNTTPGVTHGHHTTSAILSLEAFRDAADPQMFPEQLDKVKPWQTKRVFWNAYNWRAPYQPEEGKLYHAYETGEYDDLLGVTYAQIAADSRTMHKSQGFGSTAPYGGAVDFIELVDGEAFEDSPFEGVPSRWNEVANGQAIKSALDQAVNQFDFVDLTNNIPQFLAVKQLIDELDPSAKWIKEKQESIDQLIQELLGLKIAFTAAQEEAYLGEKVEGTLVVNNPSTVDIQVLDFTVLGKDYAFQKHLKENAVLRNSVPLAFHTHMPVSQPYWIEHPPQNNLYDVKEQEKIGKPFNDPTVSGSLRFQLEGEEFSVKVPLVYKYNDPVDGEVVQPFVLLPPVQVSVDHDQVYVLSDNPSEFTVKVSFGTQILPGDLRLEGIPQTAYKVMEATVHEAQKEKTYLVSVNGDTEVGKTVVTAQYVTDEGSIYEEGVKHINYKHIPALTYFPKANFDLIKLDLKTTVQNIGYIPGAGDDVPEVLRNLGYAVTMLENGSLDVARLKQYSTVIIGIRAFNVNQQVVDQFDQLMQYVEDGGNLIVQYNTTASLKTDELGPYPFEITRKRVAVEDAPVEVDYEAHPALRGPNAITKKDFEGWIQERGLYFTDNWDEHYVTPLSMHDPGESASEGSLLLANYGKGTYTYSGISWFRLLPAGVPGAIKLFVNLIEQDHE; translated from the coding sequence ATGAAGCTTAAATACCTGTCTCTTTTTATCCTGTTTTTTTTGATAATTAAGTTCCCTTCGTGGAGTGGAAGCCAGCATCGAAATCCATCTTCTGCCATTTACCATGAATTACTGAAGCTTCGGGAAACGCAGCGCGTCCTGTATATCGCGGCCCATCCTGATGATGAGAATACGCGATTGATTGCCTATTTGGGAAATCACACCCATGCAGAAGTCGGGTACCTGTCCCTAACCCGTGGGGACGGCGGGCAAAACCTGATCGGAAAGGAACTTGGGGTTGAATTGGGTATGATTCGCACACAGGAATTGTTAAAAGCCCGGGAGATAGATGGAGGACAACAGTTTTTTTCCAGGGCCATTGATTTTGGCTATAGTAAAAACCCTGATGAAACCCTTAACAATTGGGATAAGGATAAGCTATTGGCGGATGTGGTTTGGGTCATTAGAAAATTCCAGCCCGACATCATCATCAACCGCTTCAATACGACACCAGGCGTCACACATGGTCATCATACGACATCTGCCATTCTTTCATTGGAGGCTTTTAGGGACGCTGCGGATCCTCAGATGTTTCCAGAACAGCTGGACAAAGTGAAACCTTGGCAAACAAAGCGTGTTTTCTGGAATGCATACAATTGGAGAGCCCCTTATCAACCTGAGGAAGGCAAGCTTTACCATGCTTATGAGACGGGAGAATATGATGATTTGTTGGGAGTTACCTATGCTCAAATCGCAGCAGACAGTAGAACCATGCACAAATCACAAGGCTTTGGTTCCACCGCCCCATATGGTGGAGCCGTGGATTTTATTGAATTGGTCGACGGAGAGGCGTTTGAAGATTCGCCTTTTGAAGGGGTTCCCAGCCGATGGAATGAGGTAGCTAACGGGCAGGCCATCAAAAGTGCACTGGATCAGGCGGTTAATCAATTTGATTTTGTCGATTTAACCAATAATATACCCCAGTTTTTGGCCGTTAAGCAACTAATTGATGAATTGGATCCCTCTGCCAAATGGATAAAGGAAAAGCAGGAAAGTATAGACCAGTTAATCCAAGAATTGCTGGGACTGAAAATAGCGTTTACAGCTGCGCAAGAGGAAGCCTATCTTGGCGAAAAGGTCGAAGGAACCTTGGTGGTAAACAATCCCTCGACCGTTGACATCCAAGTGCTGGATTTTACCGTTTTGGGAAAAGATTATGCTTTCCAAAAGCACTTGAAGGAAAATGCAGTGCTCAGGAACAGTGTGCCATTGGCTTTCCATACCCATATGCCTGTTTCTCAGCCTTATTGGATTGAGCATCCTCCCCAAAACAATCTTTACGACGTTAAGGAACAAGAAAAAATCGGTAAGCCGTTTAATGATCCGACTGTCAGTGGCTCCCTTAGATTCCAACTTGAAGGAGAGGAGTTTTCGGTTAAGGTTCCTTTGGTATATAAGTATAATGATCCTGTGGACGGGGAGGTGGTCCAGCCGTTCGTGTTGTTGCCACCCGTGCAGGTATCGGTCGATCATGATCAGGTATATGTCCTGTCGGACAACCCCTCTGAGTTTACCGTAAAGGTGTCCTTTGGAACACAGATTTTACCGGGTGATTTAAGGTTAGAAGGCATCCCTCAAACGGCCTATAAGGTAATGGAAGCCACCGTCCATGAGGCTCAAAAAGAAAAAACGTACCTTGTAAGTGTCAATGGAGACACCGAAGTGGGCAAAACGGTGGTTACGGCACAGTACGTTACCGATGAAGGAAGTATTTATGAGGAAGGCGTGAAACATATCAATTACAAGCATATTCCTGCATTAACTTATTTTCCGAAGGCTAATTTTGACTTGATCAAACTGGATCTGAAGACCACTGTCCAAAACATCGGTTATATACCAGGGGCCGGTGATGATGTGCCGGAGGTGCTGAGAAATTTGGGGTATGCGGTGACGATGCTGGAGAATGGCAGCCTGGATGTTGCGCGGTTAAAGCAGTATTCCACGGTGATTATTGGCATCAGGGCATTTAACGTCAATCAGCAAGTAGTCGATCAATTTGATCAATTGATGCAATATGTAGAAGATGGTGGAAACCTAATTGTCCAATACAACACTACCGCTTCGCTTAAGACCGATGAGCTGGGACCATATCCTTTTGAGATCACCCGTAAGCGGGTAGCAGTAGAGGATGCTCCTGTGGAGGTGGATTATGAGGCGCACCCAGCCCTTAGGGGACCCAATGCCATTACCAAGAAGGATTTTGAGGGGTGGATCCAAGAAAGGGGACTTTATTTTACCGATAATTGGGATGAGCACTATGTGACCCCACTGTCCATGCATGATCCGGGAGAGTCCGCCAGTGAGGGAAGTTTGTTATTGGCGAACTATGGTAAAGGGACTTACACGTATTCAGGGATTTCCTGGTTCAGGTTGTTGCCAGCTGGAGTTCCCGGAGCCATTAAATTATTTGTGAACCTAATCGAACAAGACCATGAGTGA